The following coding sequences are from one Armatimonadota bacterium window:
- a CDS encoding HAD-IA family hydrolase: MKVVFDIGKVLATAHMEWMDALAASGLAYQSSPLVSKKLYDLPEYLPYEGGQISEGRYLEAVSKAFGLEGIDAARHLHRSIIGAEYPGVAAIVDQLNASGVHTATLSNNNPIHWEWFTKSGKYPAIERIKYPIASFHLGYFKPDPKIFAAFCDYLDWSPADIVFLDDSAVNVEAAQTAGWTAHVITDGEPKADQIRRILHLSDR; this comes from the coding sequence ATGAAGGTAGTTTTTGATATCGGAAAGGTACTGGCTACCGCCCACATGGAGTGGATGGACGCCTTGGCCGCCAGTGGACTTGCGTATCAGTCCAGCCCTCTCGTCAGCAAAAAGCTTTACGACCTGCCCGAGTACCTTCCTTATGAGGGCGGCCAGATATCGGAGGGGCGCTATCTGGAAGCCGTCTCCAAGGCATTCGGATTGGAAGGCATCGACGCCGCTCGCCATCTCCACCGGAGCATCATCGGAGCCGAGTATCCAGGCGTAGCCGCCATCGTCGATCAGCTCAACGCATCGGGGGTTCATACTGCCACGCTCAGCAACAACAATCCGATTCACTGGGAGTGGTTCACGAAGTCTGGAAAGTACCCCGCTATCGAAAGGATCAAATATCCCATCGCTAGCTTCCATTTGGGCTATTTCAAGCCAGACCCCAAGATTTTCGCCGCGTTCTGCGACTATCTGGACTGGAGCCCCGCCGACATCGTATTCCTCGATGACAGCGCTGTGAACGTCGAAGCGGCCCAAACCGCCGGATGGACGGCCCACGTCATCACTGATGGCGAGCCGAAAGCCGATCAAATTCGGCGCATCCTCCACCTAAGCGATCGCTAG
- the lhgO gene encoding L-2-hydroxyglutarate oxidase: MPFTVGIIGGGIVGLSVAYKLSLKFPDCCVIILEKESRLAEHQTGRNSGVIHSGIYYKPGSIKAMTCREGKRQLEAFCEEHEVKFERCGKVIVATDQTEIPALEKILDRGTQNGVQCRRIAVEELKELEPHVNGVDALHVPETGIVDYLGFCEALRCQLVERGNIVSLNFEVSHIETRHGQILVGATDNEQPVDFLINCAGLYSDQIAILAGHRPKVQIVPFRGEYFELTPEAEPLCRNLIYPVPDPNFPFLGVHFTRMVLGGVECGPNAVLAFAREGYSNGEINVRELFESITYPGLLKLMAKHWRMGLGEMHRSFSKPAFVRALQKLVPEIREEHLHAAPAGVRAQAISRDGRPVDDFVFEEDAQAIHVINAVSPAATASLAIADEIVGLFEKRNLAIA, translated from the coding sequence ATGCCGTTCACGGTCGGGATCATCGGAGGTGGAATCGTTGGGCTTTCGGTAGCCTACAAACTGTCGCTGAAGTTTCCCGATTGTTGCGTCATTATTCTTGAAAAGGAATCTCGCCTGGCCGAGCATCAAACAGGTCGTAACTCGGGTGTCATCCATTCGGGGATTTACTACAAGCCGGGATCGATCAAGGCCATGACCTGTCGCGAAGGAAAGCGACAGCTCGAAGCCTTCTGCGAGGAACACGAGGTTAAATTTGAGCGCTGCGGCAAGGTCATCGTCGCAACCGATCAGACCGAAATTCCCGCGTTGGAGAAAATTCTCGACCGGGGAACCCAGAACGGCGTCCAATGCCGCCGCATCGCCGTCGAAGAATTAAAGGAGTTAGAGCCGCATGTAAACGGCGTTGACGCGCTCCATGTACCGGAAACCGGCATCGTGGACTATCTTGGCTTCTGTGAAGCCTTACGGTGCCAACTTGTGGAGCGAGGCAACATCGTGTCGCTGAACTTCGAGGTGAGCCACATTGAGACGCGACACGGCCAGATTCTTGTTGGCGCCACCGACAACGAGCAGCCGGTCGACTTTCTGATCAACTGCGCAGGTCTCTATTCGGACCAGATCGCGATCCTCGCCGGGCATCGACCCAAGGTGCAAATCGTTCCCTTCCGCGGTGAGTATTTCGAGTTGACTCCAGAAGCAGAGCCCCTGTGTCGGAACCTGATCTACCCGGTCCCCGACCCCAATTTCCCCTTCCTGGGTGTCCACTTCACCCGCATGGTTTTGGGTGGCGTCGAGTGCGGACCCAACGCAGTGCTTGCCTTTGCTCGCGAGGGATATTCGAACGGCGAAATCAATGTTCGAGAACTGTTCGAATCGATCACTTATCCGGGTCTGCTGAAGCTGATGGCCAAGCATTGGCGCATGGGCCTCGGTGAGATGCACCGGTCCTTCAGCAAGCCCGCCTTTGTTCGGGCTCTACAAAAGCTGGTGCCCGAAATTCGAGAGGAGCACCTGCATGCGGCCCCGGCCGGCGTTCGCGCTCAGGCGATTTCGCGTGACGGTCGCCCGGTGGACGACTTCGTCTTTGAGGAAGACGCCCAGGCAATTCACGTCATCAATGCGGTTTCTCCGGCCGCGACAGCGAGCTTGGCCATTGCCGACGAAATCGTCGGCCTGTTTGAAAAACGAAACCTAGCGATCGCTTAG
- a CDS encoding NAD-dependent epimerase/dehydratase family protein, whose product MIADAVMLNCAALLGLLISYGAQKTSGYRPEPFGTFVLMNLASIVLLNIISLPTFYLFGFYTRSRAYQGRYKALVVCQAVGVSYLAFTACCFLFQSAFPFPRVGLLIGAGLTALFLAGARIWMAAWRGFSQVEPSFRGTHFDIVHKPKNVVVIGGAGYIGSGLLAKLLDRGYRVRLVDSFMFGEEPIAHLLGHRNLEVVRADFRQIDKIVEAMYGMDAVIHIGAIVGDPACALDEDFTIEVNLMATRMIAECAKGFGIQKFIFASTCSVYGASDEVLNEKSALNPVSLYARSKIACEKILLQMADDRFRPTILRFGTVYGLSGRTRFDLVVNLLTAKAIVDGKITVFGDDQWRPFVHVDDASLAIALALDSTLDVVGGEVFNVGSDSGNMTLGDVGRMIQRMVPTAELLISNSDGDRRNYRVDFSKIRNRLGYKPEWTVQMGIRQVIEAFEKGKVTDYTATQYSNVKFLSEEALHHGLQTDSRRMRALVEESYEQAVVHHR is encoded by the coding sequence ATGATCGCAGATGCAGTCATGTTGAACTGCGCAGCGTTGCTCGGTTTGCTCATTAGCTATGGCGCTCAGAAGACTTCGGGCTATCGGCCCGAGCCGTTTGGGACGTTCGTGCTCATGAATCTGGCGTCGATCGTTCTGCTCAACATTATCAGTCTTCCGACGTTTTATCTTTTTGGCTTCTACACCCGAAGCCGAGCCTATCAAGGACGCTATAAGGCACTGGTCGTTTGCCAAGCCGTGGGCGTTTCATACCTCGCTTTTACCGCGTGCTGTTTCCTGTTCCAGTCGGCCTTTCCTTTCCCCCGTGTCGGTTTACTCATCGGTGCCGGTTTGACGGCCCTGTTTTTGGCCGGGGCCAGAATCTGGATGGCGGCTTGGCGAGGCTTTAGTCAGGTGGAGCCATCGTTCCGTGGCACTCACTTCGACATCGTCCACAAGCCAAAAAACGTCGTAGTGATCGGCGGCGCCGGTTATATCGGATCGGGTCTGCTCGCCAAGCTCCTCGACCGAGGCTACCGAGTTCGGTTGGTTGACAGCTTCATGTTCGGCGAAGAGCCGATTGCTCACTTGCTCGGCCATCGCAATCTCGAAGTCGTCCGGGCCGACTTCCGCCAGATCGACAAAATCGTCGAAGCCATGTATGGCATGGATGCGGTGATTCATATTGGCGCCATCGTCGGCGACCCGGCTTGCGCGCTCGACGAGGACTTCACAATCGAGGTCAACCTGATGGCAACCCGTATGATCGCGGAATGCGCCAAGGGGTTTGGCATCCAGAAATTCATTTTTGCCAGCACCTGCTCGGTGTATGGCGCAAGCGACGAAGTGCTGAACGAGAAGTCGGCCTTGAACCCGGTGTCGCTCTACGCCCGAAGCAAGATCGCGTGCGAAAAGATTCTGCTTCAGATGGCCGACGATCGATTCCGGCCAACCATTCTTCGATTTGGTACCGTTTATGGCCTTAGTGGGCGCACGCGGTTCGACCTTGTCGTGAACCTGCTTACGGCCAAAGCGATCGTTGATGGCAAGATCACGGTGTTCGGTGACGACCAGTGGCGGCCGTTCGTTCATGTCGATGACGCCTCACTCGCCATTGCGCTGGCCCTCGACTCGACACTCGATGTCGTCGGCGGAGAAGTTTTCAATGTGGGCAGTGATTCAGGCAATATGACGCTAGGCGACGTTGGTCGCATGATTCAGCGCATGGTGCCCACCGCGGAACTGCTGATATCCAATTCAGACGGCGACCGCCGGAACTACCGCGTCGACTTTTCCAAGATTCGAAATCGCCTGGGCTATAAGCCGGAATGGACGGTGCAGATGGGCATCCGCCAGGTCATCGAGGCCTTCGAGAAAGGCAAGGTCACCGACTACACCGCCACCCAGTACAGCAATGTGAAGTTCCTCAGCGAGGAAGCTTTGCACCACGGCCTCCAGACGGATTCACGCCGGATGCGGGCTCTTGTCGAGGAATCCTACGAGCAGGCGGTCGTCCACCACCGCTAA
- a CDS encoding UDP-N-acetylglucosamine 2-epimerase (non-hydrolyzing), with amino-acid sequence MKTVAVIVGTRPDCIKSMPVVQALRRSNQLKTVLISTGQHREMLDQVFQTFGISPDIDLGLMKHGQSLAEMTSRMITALDGAFEQTKPDFVVAQGDTTTTFVASLVAFYRKIAFGHVEAGLRTYDIYNPFPEEFNRQATRLVATQHYAPTELSASNLRKEGVSESSIFVTGNTGIDAVLQVAKLVPQTWYPDFDGRLILMTMHRRENWGEPMAGVAKAARQLIDEHEDARLVVAMHRNPDVRKTLSEALEGHSRIDLIEPPQYEQFVKLMERSFFILTDSGGVQEEAPSFGKPLLVLRDTTERPEGVDAGCARLIGASPANVLEFGRQLFDDKAFYDSMAKAANPYGDGKASEVIARAIENYL; translated from the coding sequence ATGAAAACCGTTGCCGTCATCGTTGGAACGCGCCCGGACTGCATCAAATCGATGCCGGTCGTCCAGGCTCTACGCCGCTCAAATCAACTGAAGACGGTTCTCATCTCGACGGGTCAACACCGCGAGATGCTCGACCAGGTTTTTCAGACCTTCGGAATCTCGCCTGACATTGACCTAGGGCTCATGAAGCATGGCCAAAGCCTGGCCGAAATGACTTCGCGAATGATCACGGCGCTGGACGGCGCTTTCGAGCAAACCAAGCCTGATTTTGTCGTTGCTCAAGGCGACACGACCACTACATTTGTGGCTAGCCTGGTCGCGTTCTATCGCAAGATTGCGTTTGGGCACGTGGAAGCCGGCCTCCGTACCTACGATATTTACAACCCCTTTCCAGAAGAATTCAACCGTCAGGCCACGCGGCTAGTGGCCACCCAGCACTACGCGCCAACGGAGCTTTCGGCCAGCAATCTGCGGAAGGAGGGCGTCTCTGAAAGCAGCATTTTCGTCACCGGAAACACGGGAATCGATGCGGTACTTCAGGTCGCCAAGCTGGTTCCCCAGACTTGGTATCCCGACTTCGATGGTCGCTTGATCTTGATGACCATGCATCGCCGCGAGAATTGGGGCGAGCCAATGGCTGGGGTCGCCAAGGCCGCTCGACAGTTGATCGACGAGCATGAAGATGCCCGATTGGTCGTAGCCATGCACCGGAATCCAGACGTCCGCAAGACGCTTTCCGAAGCCCTTGAAGGGCACTCGCGCATCGACCTGATCGAACCGCCGCAATACGAGCAATTTGTGAAGCTGATGGAGCGGTCGTTCTTCATCCTAACCGATTCGGGCGGGGTGCAGGAAGAAGCGCCAAGCTTTGGCAAACCTCTTCTGGTTCTGAGGGACACGACCGAGCGACCGGAAGGGGTCGACGCAGGTTGTGCTCGGCTCATCGGAGCATCCCCGGCCAATGTGCTCGAATTTGGACGCCAACTCTTCGATGATAAGGCGTTTTATGATTCGATGGCAAAAGCCGCGAATCCCTATGGGGATGGAAAGGCGTCCGAGGTTATCGCCCGCGCCATCGAAAACTACCTTTGA
- a CDS encoding aminotransferase class I/II-fold pyridoxal phosphate-dependent enzyme, whose translation MIQESFVAPSKFIPFSPPLIEEDDIAEVVDTLKSDWITTGPKTREFERRFREEFGCPAALAVSSCTAALHLALVVSGVGPGDEVITVSHTFCSTVNVIEHTGATPILVDVEPDTLNMDPEKLRAAITPKTKAIIPVHYAGHPADMDAINAIAREHGLVVIEDAAHPISGTYKGRYIGSSENLTAFSFYATKNLTTAEGGMLTGTPEFIEKARIAHLHGMTKDALKRYEKGGSWKYEVVMPGFKYNMTDLQASLGLRQLDKLARFQKRRREIVDRYNRAFHSLSQVEIPTERTDVTSSWHLYVLRLNLDKLSIDRDQFIEELKARNIGTSVHYISVHLHPYYRDKYGFKPEDLPVTQANFERIISLPLSAKISDAEVDFVISAIQDILARYSH comes from the coding sequence ATGATTCAAGAAAGCTTCGTTGCACCTTCGAAATTCATTCCCTTTTCGCCCCCGCTCATCGAAGAAGACGACATTGCTGAAGTCGTCGATACGCTGAAGTCCGACTGGATCACCACCGGCCCCAAAACTCGCGAATTTGAGCGACGATTTCGGGAAGAATTCGGATGCCCGGCCGCCTTGGCGGTCAGTTCCTGCACAGCGGCTCTCCACCTTGCACTCGTCGTCAGCGGTGTTGGTCCGGGCGACGAAGTGATTACTGTCTCACATACGTTTTGCTCAACGGTAAACGTGATCGAGCATACGGGTGCGACGCCGATTTTGGTCGATGTCGAGCCGGACACGCTCAACATGGACCCCGAGAAGCTTCGCGCCGCGATCACCCCCAAGACCAAGGCGATTATTCCGGTTCATTACGCGGGTCACCCCGCCGACATGGACGCCATTAATGCCATCGCCCGCGAACATGGCTTGGTCGTGATCGAGGATGCGGCACACCCAATTTCGGGAACCTATAAGGGCCGTTACATTGGGAGCAGTGAGAACCTCACCGCCTTCAGTTTTTACGCCACCAAGAACCTGACGACCGCCGAGGGCGGCATGCTGACGGGCACGCCGGAATTCATCGAAAAAGCGCGCATCGCCCACCTGCACGGCATGACCAAGGACGCCCTCAAGCGCTACGAGAAGGGCGGTTCGTGGAAGTACGAAGTCGTCATGCCTGGATTCAAGTACAACATGACGGACTTGCAAGCTTCGCTTGGCCTGCGGCAGCTCGACAAGCTGGCTCGGTTCCAAAAGCGACGCCGCGAGATTGTAGATCGATACAACCGCGCATTCCACAGCTTGTCGCAGGTCGAAATTCCGACCGAGCGGACCGATGTCACCTCATCTTGGCACCTGTACGTGCTTCGGCTGAATCTCGATAAGCTGTCCATCGACCGAGACCAGTTCATCGAAGAACTGAAGGCGCGCAACATCGGCACGTCGGTGCACTACATTTCAGTGCATTTGCACCCCTATTACCGCGACAAATATGGATTCAAACCCGAGGACCTGCCGGTCACGCAGGCCAATTTCGAGCGGATCATCAGTCTGCCGCTAAGCGCAAAGATTTCCGACGCCGAGGTCGATTTCGTCATCTCCGCCATCCAGGATATCCTTGCCCGATATAGCCACTAG
- a CDS encoding NAD-dependent epimerase/dehydratase family protein codes for MTFLVTGASGLVGGQVVRDLKALGHRVVAMSRTCPDTSPADEWVLGDLATIDWKASVGGIDGIAAIGGSLDMRSSAEAWQTCLDVNVLGLRRLVDFALGQGISRFVYTSSAGLYRRPAENLPVNVNDEIRPARPYWTSKLLGEQLLTADDVAPKLNPWILRLSSPYGPTMPPRSVLPIFIDRARKGEPLAVRGTGSRSQDFISVWDASWAHVQCLLTDAKSPGPINLGSGIETSMLNLAKAVNDTFGNSTPIVFEPDDGSDSDRFVLDVSDLKALFAYTPMDLCTGLKRFSEESNS; via the coding sequence ATGACCTTCCTAGTGACCGGTGCCTCGGGCCTTGTCGGTGGCCAGGTGGTTCGCGACCTCAAAGCGCTTGGCCATCGCGTGGTGGCCATGTCCCGGACTTGTCCAGATACCTCTCCCGCCGATGAGTGGGTGCTGGGTGATCTGGCCACGATCGATTGGAAGGCGTCGGTGGGAGGGATCGATGGGATCGCCGCCATCGGCGGTTCGTTAGACATGCGATCGTCCGCCGAAGCCTGGCAGACGTGCCTCGATGTGAATGTCCTTGGCCTTCGTCGGCTCGTCGATTTTGCCCTAGGCCAAGGGATATCAAGGTTCGTCTATACATCCTCAGCCGGGCTCTACCGCCGCCCAGCCGAGAATCTGCCGGTCAATGTGAACGATGAAATTCGTCCGGCCAGACCGTACTGGACCTCCAAGCTTTTGGGCGAACAACTCTTGACCGCCGATGACGTAGCCCCAAAACTGAATCCGTGGATTTTGCGGCTGTCTTCGCCATATGGACCGACGATGCCGCCCCGATCTGTCCTACCGATTTTCATCGACCGGGCCCGAAAAGGTGAACCGCTAGCCGTTCGCGGAACCGGATCGAGATCGCAAGACTTCATTTCCGTTTGGGACGCTTCGTGGGCTCACGTTCAATGTCTGCTGACCGACGCAAAGTCGCCTGGACCTATTAACTTGGGGAGCGGCATCGAGACAAGCATGCTCAACCTCGCTAAGGCGGTCAACGATACGTTCGGCAACTCGACGCCGATCGTTTTTGAACCGGACGATGGATCGGACTCGGACCGATTCGTCCTTGATGTGTCTGACCTGAAGGCCTTATTTGCCTACACCCCAATGGACCTCTGCACTGGTCTGAAGAGGTTCAGCGAGGAGTCAAACTCGTGA
- a CDS encoding ATP-grasp domain-containing protein yields the protein MSRTRVMVTGTGPLGVGAGLVRCLRHHPDLYEIWAANMNEYAAALYENHCGVLLPKAYDEGYLTCVLRAVEHGKIQFLIPGSEPELVVLSKHHEEFRKRDCYLLANPPEVVEIGDDKYRTYEFLSKAGIRTPFTTLEIVPASLGKVGLPSIYKPRSGGGSRDVYTIRSEEQFLRLRHSMEAKGVSMVLQQLIGDMDDEFTASALMDFDGNLIGTFAARRNLIGGATGRVDIEEYPEIQQIALDVAKAIGARGSINVQGRITPNGPSLFEINPRFSGSAPFRALAGFNEPHLLIQSILAGRPVEVPPIRYSTFGVRAFDEFLYPSEVKEGLLRFNKP from the coding sequence GTGAGCCGAACCAGAGTCATGGTCACTGGCACAGGGCCCTTGGGAGTCGGCGCTGGCCTTGTTCGGTGCCTCCGCCACCACCCAGACCTTTACGAAATCTGGGCGGCGAATATGAACGAGTACGCCGCCGCCCTCTACGAAAATCACTGCGGCGTCTTGTTACCGAAGGCCTACGACGAAGGCTATCTCACCTGTGTCCTCCGAGCCGTTGAGCACGGCAAAATCCAGTTCCTTATTCCTGGCTCAGAACCGGAGCTCGTAGTGCTGTCAAAGCATCACGAAGAGTTTCGCAAGCGTGATTGCTACCTCCTGGCCAACCCCCCCGAGGTGGTCGAGATCGGCGATGACAAGTATCGAACTTACGAATTCCTCTCCAAAGCAGGTATTCGCACTCCATTCACAACCCTCGAAATCGTCCCCGCGAGCCTGGGCAAAGTTGGCCTCCCGTCCATTTATAAGCCGCGATCAGGCGGTGGCTCCCGCGATGTTTACACGATTCGAAGCGAAGAGCAATTCCTGCGATTACGGCATTCCATGGAGGCCAAGGGAGTCTCGATGGTCCTCCAACAGCTCATCGGAGACATGGACGACGAGTTCACCGCCAGCGCCCTGATGGACTTCGATGGCAATCTGATCGGCACGTTTGCCGCCCGTCGCAACCTTATCGGCGGAGCGACCGGGCGGGTGGACATCGAAGAGTATCCAGAAATTCAGCAGATCGCTCTCGATGTCGCCAAAGCCATCGGAGCACGAGGCTCTATCAACGTGCAAGGGCGAATAACCCCCAACGGTCCGTCGCTCTTCGAGATCAACCCTCGCTTTAGCGGAAGCGCACCGTTCCGCGCCCTCGCCGGGTTCAACGAGCCCCATCTGCTCATCCAATCGATCCTCGCCGGGCGGCCTGTCGAGGTTCCACCCATCCGGTACAGCACCTTTGGAGTCCGAGCGTTCGACGAATTCCTCTATCCATCCGAGGTCAAGGAGGGCCTGCTCCGGTTCAATAAGCCATGA
- a CDS encoding SIS domain-containing protein, with product MPRDWNSYAADHLRESIRVKEAVIERCIPDLMKVAQVTTDCFANGKKVLICGNGGSAADAQHLAAEFISTLSTKFPRKALPAIALTTDSSTMTARANDYGFDEVFSRQVEAFGTPGDILISISTSGGSKNCLRAMEEAKLHGMINVALVGGTGGKMAEVADYAIVVPSDQTMHVQESHLALYHIYCYVVERQLNPEQAEAELLQSR from the coding sequence ATGCCGAGAGATTGGAATTCCTACGCCGCCGACCACCTCCGCGAGAGTATCCGAGTCAAAGAAGCAGTCATCGAGCGCTGTATCCCCGACCTGATGAAGGTCGCCCAAGTCACGACCGACTGCTTCGCTAACGGCAAAAAGGTTCTAATCTGTGGCAATGGCGGAAGTGCGGCCGATGCCCAACACCTGGCGGCCGAGTTCATTTCGACGCTTTCCACTAAGTTTCCGCGCAAGGCCCTGCCCGCCATCGCACTAACGACCGACTCCTCGACGATGACGGCGCGTGCCAACGACTACGGCTTCGACGAGGTCTTTTCTCGGCAGGTTGAGGCGTTCGGCACGCCGGGCGACATCCTCATATCGATCAGCACGAGCGGCGGTTCCAAAAACTGTCTGCGGGCGATGGAGGAAGCCAAACTTCACGGCATGATCAACGTGGCGTTAGTTGGCGGAACGGGCGGCAAGATGGCGGAAGTCGCCGACTACGCGATCGTGGTCCCCAGTGACCAGACCATGCACGTGCAGGAGTCGCACCTCGCGCTGTACCACATCTACTGCTATGTGGTCGAGCGCCAGCTCAACCCGGAGCAGGCAGAAGCCGAACTGCTCCAGTCCCGCTAA
- a CDS encoding HAD-IIIA family hydrolase: MPRRFILADRDGTLIVEKNYLHNPNEVELFPGTAAALAEARNQGWGIVCVSNQAGVGRGYFPEDDVLAVNAKVEELLNAEAASIEAYYFCPDHPDTPSTHRKPAPGMALDAARDFDIDLSASIVIGDKPCDIELGQAVGAKTVLVRTGYGRKHEAAGDCQPDFVIDSIANLSAILNQFPR; encoded by the coding sequence GTGCCGCGCCGGTTCATCCTCGCCGACCGTGACGGCACCCTTATCGTTGAAAAGAATTACCTGCACAACCCGAACGAGGTCGAATTGTTTCCTGGCACCGCTGCGGCGTTAGCCGAGGCCCGAAACCAAGGCTGGGGCATCGTTTGTGTCTCCAACCAGGCTGGAGTCGGACGCGGCTATTTCCCCGAAGACGACGTTTTGGCCGTGAACGCAAAGGTGGAAGAACTTTTGAACGCAGAAGCCGCTTCTATTGAAGCCTACTACTTTTGCCCCGACCACCCGGATACGCCTTCGACCCACCGCAAACCGGCGCCAGGAATGGCGCTCGATGCCGCGCGAGATTTCGACATCGACCTTTCGGCCAGCATTGTCATCGGCGACAAGCCGTGCGATATCGAACTGGGTCAAGCCGTCGGCGCGAAGACCGTCCTGGTGCGGACCGGCTACGGGCGGAAGCACGAGGCAGCGGGCGATTGTCAACCGGACTTCGTCATCGACAGCATCGCCAACCTATCTGCCATACTTAACCAGTTCCCCAGGTGA
- a CDS encoding NTP transferase domain-containing protein, whose amino-acid sequence MNNINDAIAFVLVGGFGTRLRSVIGDETPKPLALIDGEPFLKLLLHWLEKQGIRHVVLGTGYLAEKFEEEITSYAPTGMTIQFSREEKPLGTGGAIRNAANLLGSDPFFVLNGDSIVNANLCGLMAFHHQKQAKVTLSLAPVPDASRFGTVVKDELGRIVAYKEKTGEPIPGEINAGIYVVSQEFLRGLPDQEVFSFEKDVLSHIDENPSYAMTFNSEFIDIGTPESYCQASDFFKRFL is encoded by the coding sequence ATGAACAATATCAACGATGCTATTGCTTTCGTACTGGTCGGAGGGTTTGGGACACGACTGCGGAGCGTCATCGGTGATGAGACGCCGAAACCGCTTGCGCTGATCGACGGGGAACCTTTCCTCAAACTCCTTTTGCACTGGCTGGAAAAGCAGGGCATTCGCCACGTGGTGCTCGGCACCGGCTACCTCGCCGAAAAGTTCGAGGAAGAGATTACTTCGTACGCTCCGACGGGCATGACAATCCAATTTTCCCGTGAGGAGAAACCGCTCGGAACCGGTGGTGCAATTCGCAACGCGGCGAACCTGCTTGGAAGCGATCCGTTTTTCGTGTTGAATGGCGACTCGATTGTGAACGCAAATCTATGTGGGCTGATGGCGTTTCACCATCAAAAGCAGGCTAAGGTGACCCTTTCGCTGGCACCCGTTCCCGACGCTTCGCGGTTCGGAACGGTTGTCAAAGACGAACTCGGGCGAATCGTTGCGTATAAGGAAAAGACGGGTGAGCCAATTCCGGGCGAGATCAACGCCGGCATCTACGTCGTCTCACAAGAGTTTCTGCGTGGACTGCCCGATCAGGAGGTTTTCTCCTTTGAGAAGGACGTTCTCTCCCATATCGACGAAAACCCGAGCTACGCCATGACCTTTAATTCCGAATTCATCGACATTGGTACGCCGGAGTCGTACTGCCAAGCCTCCGATTTCTTTAAGAGGTTTCTCTGA